A genomic region of Aeropyrum pernix K1 contains the following coding sequences:
- a CDS encoding OsmC family protein, with protein sequence MAGSSEKFKIVLKPVTAEAVPSGDAVKVTTGGVQIDVYPEREAGGPERGLTPLGLLAASLASCEVLMSRLVGRMLGYNGFDVRVAVTADVQVAEGLRSLSIRYVFKGVDIDTANLIVSKVKELCPVYNSLVRNGVSVEENVEVE encoded by the coding sequence ATGGCTGGGAGTTCGGAGAAGTTTAAGATAGTGTTAAAGCCTGTTACGGCTGAGGCGGTTCCATCCGGGGATGCTGTCAAAGTCACCACAGGGGGTGTACAAATAGACGTTTACCCCGAGCGAGAAGCTGGCGGCCCCGAGAGAGGTCTTACGCCACTAGGACTCCTGGCGGCGAGCCTGGCCTCCTGCGAAGTGCTCATGAGCAGGCTTGTTGGGCGTATGCTCGGGTATAACGGCTTCGACGTGAGGGTAGCCGTCACGGCGGATGTACAAGTTGCCGAGGGGTTGCGGAGCCTCAGCATCCGCTACGTATTCAAGGGTGTCGACATAGATACCGCTAACCTCATAGTTAGTAAGGTTAAGGAGCTGTGCCCCGTGTATAACAGTCTAGTGAGAAACGGTGTGAGCGTCGAGGAGAATGTGGAAGTAGAGTAA
- a CDS encoding SDH family Clp fold serine proteinase: MVFDATSLVWLLFWLLILASMLNPVLAVRRLQAARLELIRSMEKKYGWRVITMIHREERVSFFGIPLRRFIDIDDSEAVIRAIRSTPPEKPIALILHTPGGLVLAASQIARALKRHRGRKIVIVPHYAMSGGTLIALAADEIRMDPNAVLGPLDPQLSAGPTGPAVPAPSVVKVARMKGKDAQDTTLILADVAEKAIEEMREVITELLKDKMGVEKARETAVLLTEGRWTHDYPITFEKAREIGLPVSDEVPPEVYQLMELYPQAPANRPGVEYLPQPIPYLPGQKGAGDKA, translated from the coding sequence GTGGTTTTCGACGCTACGAGCCTTGTTTGGCTTCTCTTCTGGCTTCTCATACTGGCTTCCATGCTCAACCCTGTTCTGGCTGTCAGGAGGCTTCAGGCCGCTAGGCTGGAGCTGATTAGGAGTATGGAGAAGAAGTATGGCTGGCGGGTAATAACTATGATACATAGGGAGGAGAGGGTATCGTTCTTCGGCATACCGCTGAGGAGGTTCATAGACATAGATGATAGCGAGGCCGTCATCCGAGCTATAAGGAGCACTCCGCCGGAGAAGCCCATAGCGCTTATACTACACACACCCGGCGGCCTGGTGCTCGCCGCGAGCCAGATAGCGAGGGCTCTAAAGAGGCATAGGGGCAGGAAGATCGTGATAGTGCCTCACTATGCAATGAGCGGCGGCACGCTCATTGCCCTAGCGGCGGACGAGATTAGGATGGATCCAAACGCTGTCCTAGGCCCTCTAGATCCTCAGCTGTCAGCGGGTCCAACGGGCCCTGCAGTCCCGGCTCCCAGCGTTGTGAAGGTTGCTAGGATGAAGGGGAAGGACGCGCAGGATACTACACTGATACTTGCTGATGTTGCGGAGAAGGCTATAGAGGAGATGAGGGAGGTTATAACAGAACTGCTTAAGGATAAGATGGGTGTCGAGAAGGCCAGGGAGACGGCGGTTCTCCTAACCGAGGGTAGGTGGACGCATGACTATCCGATAACGTTTGAGAAGGCCAGGGAGATAGGTCTGCCCGTAAGCGATGAGGTGCCGCCGGAAGTCTACCAGCTCATGGAGCTCTACCCCCAAGCCCCGGCAAACAGGCCAGGGGTGGAATATCTGCCCCAGCCCATACCCTACCTCCCGGGCCAAAAGGGTGCTGGAGACAAAGCGTAG
- a CDS encoding (2Fe-2S)-binding protein, protein MSKAATPLVRVTLKVNGKTYTHHVPPRMLLVHFLRDVLGLTGTHVGCDTSNCGACTVLVNGKAVKSCTVYTFMVDGAEITTIEGLEQNGKLHPIQEAFWENHGLQCGFCTPGMIMTLHDFLSRNKSPTESEVRRAIEGNLCRCTGYVNIVRSALWAAERMRGG, encoded by the coding sequence GTGTCCAAAGCGGCAACGCCTCTAGTGCGCGTAACTCTGAAGGTGAACGGAAAAACATACACACACCACGTGCCGCCGAGGATGCTCCTGGTACATTTTCTCAGGGATGTTCTTGGCCTCACAGGGACTCACGTCGGCTGTGACACTAGTAACTGCGGAGCGTGCACGGTCCTCGTGAACGGTAAGGCTGTCAAGTCTTGCACGGTATACACGTTTATGGTAGATGGCGCAGAGATAACTACTATCGAGGGTCTCGAGCAGAACGGCAAGCTCCACCCGATACAGGAGGCCTTCTGGGAGAACCACGGCCTCCAGTGTGGCTTCTGCACGCCAGGCATGATAATGACCCTCCACGACTTCCTCAGCAGGAACAAGAGCCCCACTGAGAGCGAGGTCAGGAGGGCTATAGAGGGCAACCTATGCAGGTGTACGGGTTACGTCAACATAGTAAGATCAGCCCTATGGGCGGCTGAGAGGATGAGGGGTGGATAG
- the cutA gene encoding glyceraldehyde dehydrogenase subunit alpha, with translation MSQGRRYIGKRVKRKEDPRFITGRGLYVDDIKLPGMVYAAFLRASYAHARIKSIDTSKAEKMPGVVGVYTGEYFKDKVAPLTTAWALANADLKPVFWPVVAHDKVRFTGDIVAVVVAEDPYTAYDALEAIDVEYEPLPVVVDVEEAIKPGAPQLHDEAPGNIAFKWRFSGGESFDKVAEKADVVIKQRMVNQRLIPSAMETRGAVASFNRGLEELTLWVTSQNPHVHRLVLSGVLGLPEHKIRVIAPDVGGGFGSKIPVYPGEVIVSRLAMDLGVPVKWVETRRENFVGTIHGRDHVEYVEAAATRDGRLLGVRVKTLANMGAYLSTAAPGVPTILFGLMLQGPYKIESVDVEVLGVLTNTTPVDAYRGAGRPEATYILERVMDLVARKLGLDPAEVRRRNLIEEAPYTTVTGLVYDSGRYKEVFEKALQIAEYEKWREEQMKARQEGRLIGIGISSYIEMCGLAPSRIARATGFGLGLYESVTIRVHPTGKVSVYTGSHPHGQGEETSFAQIVAEELGVPVEDVEIIHGDTDETPFGLGTYGSRTTPVGGGAVALAARRIREKARKIAAALLEAREEDVVFSEGKFHVKGHPEKSVSFQEVALEAYLADKLPEGLEPGLEATTFYDPENFVFPYGTHVCIVEVDRDTWKPKILRYVAVDDAGVIINPMLAEGQVHGGVVQGIAQALFEYAVYDESGNLLTAGFNDYMIPTAKDLPNIESYFVETPSPHNPLGAKGIGETGTIASTPAVVNAVLDALAHLGVEHIDMPLTPHNIWKALKDKGVVK, from the coding sequence TTGTCTCAGGGTAGAAGGTATATTGGTAAGAGGGTTAAGCGTAAAGAGGACCCGCGCTTCATAACCGGAAGGGGCCTATACGTCGACGACATTAAGCTCCCGGGCATGGTGTACGCCGCTTTCCTGAGGGCGAGCTACGCCCACGCGAGGATAAAGTCTATAGACACCTCTAAGGCGGAGAAAATGCCGGGGGTAGTAGGAGTCTACACTGGAGAGTACTTCAAAGATAAAGTTGCTCCCCTCACAACGGCCTGGGCGCTGGCTAACGCCGACTTGAAGCCCGTTTTCTGGCCGGTGGTAGCCCACGATAAGGTGAGGTTTACAGGGGATATTGTGGCGGTTGTCGTGGCCGAGGACCCATACACCGCCTACGACGCCCTGGAGGCCATAGATGTCGAGTATGAGCCCCTGCCCGTTGTTGTCGACGTTGAGGAGGCCATAAAGCCCGGTGCCCCCCAGCTCCATGACGAGGCCCCGGGTAACATAGCCTTTAAATGGAGGTTCTCCGGCGGCGAGAGCTTTGACAAGGTTGCAGAGAAGGCTGATGTGGTTATAAAGCAGAGGATGGTAAACCAGAGGCTAATACCCAGCGCCATGGAGACTAGGGGTGCTGTAGCCAGCTTCAACAGGGGTCTGGAGGAGCTGACTCTATGGGTCACCTCGCAGAATCCCCATGTCCATAGGCTCGTCCTCTCCGGCGTGCTGGGACTGCCGGAGCATAAGATCAGGGTTATAGCGCCCGATGTAGGCGGCGGCTTCGGCAGCAAGATCCCCGTCTACCCGGGGGAGGTGATAGTATCCAGGCTGGCTATGGACCTGGGGGTTCCGGTTAAGTGGGTTGAGACGAGGAGGGAGAACTTCGTCGGCACAATCCACGGGAGGGACCATGTGGAGTATGTGGAGGCGGCTGCCACGAGGGACGGGAGACTCCTCGGCGTAAGGGTTAAGACTCTGGCTAACATGGGGGCCTACCTCTCCACGGCGGCCCCCGGAGTCCCCACCATACTCTTCGGCCTGATGCTCCAGGGACCATACAAGATCGAGTCGGTGGACGTCGAGGTCCTGGGGGTGCTGACGAACACGACCCCCGTCGACGCATACCGGGGTGCAGGGAGGCCTGAGGCAACCTACATCCTCGAGAGGGTTATGGACCTGGTGGCGAGAAAGCTGGGGCTCGACCCCGCTGAGGTCAGGAGGAGGAACCTCATCGAGGAGGCTCCCTACACCACTGTGACAGGCCTCGTCTACGACAGCGGCAGGTACAAGGAGGTGTTCGAGAAGGCGCTCCAGATAGCTGAGTACGAGAAGTGGAGGGAGGAGCAGATGAAGGCCAGGCAGGAGGGGAGGCTGATAGGTATAGGGATATCGAGCTACATAGAGATGTGCGGCCTAGCCCCCTCTAGGATAGCGAGGGCCACGGGCTTCGGCCTTGGCCTCTACGAGAGCGTCACAATAAGGGTTCACCCCACTGGCAAGGTGAGCGTCTACACAGGATCACACCCCCACGGCCAGGGTGAGGAGACCTCCTTCGCCCAGATAGTGGCTGAGGAGCTGGGCGTCCCGGTGGAGGACGTCGAGATCATACATGGTGACACGGACGAGACACCCTTCGGCCTGGGTACCTACGGCAGCAGGACGACGCCTGTGGGCGGCGGCGCTGTGGCCCTCGCCGCCAGGAGGATAAGGGAGAAGGCCAGGAAGATAGCGGCTGCCCTGCTCGAGGCCAGGGAGGAGGATGTAGTGTTCTCGGAGGGCAAGTTCCACGTGAAGGGCCATCCCGAGAAGAGTGTGTCGTTCCAGGAGGTAGCCCTGGAGGCCTACCTGGCTGACAAGCTTCCCGAGGGGCTGGAGCCGGGGTTGGAGGCGACCACCTTCTACGACCCCGAGAACTTCGTGTTCCCCTACGGCACCCACGTGTGTATAGTAGAGGTTGACAGGGATACGTGGAAGCCTAAGATACTGAGGTATGTGGCTGTGGACGATGCAGGCGTGATAATAAATCCGATGCTGGCTGAGGGCCAGGTTCACGGAGGCGTCGTTCAGGGCATAGCCCAGGCCCTCTTCGAGTATGCCGTGTACGATGAGAGCGGCAACCTTCTCACCGCAGGGTTCAACGACTACATGATACCCACTGCCAAGGACCTCCCTAACATAGAATCCTACTTCGTCGAGACTCCCTCACCCCACAACCCGCTGGGCGCCAAGGGCATAGGGGAGACCGGCACTATAGCCTCTACCCCCGCCGTCGTGAACGCGGTGCTGGACGCCCTCGCCCACCTGGGCGTGGAGCACATAGACATGCCCCTAACGCCCCACAACATTTGGAAGGCCCTTAAGGATAAGGGGGTGGTGAAGTAG
- the cutB gene encoding glyceraldehyde dehydrogenase subunit beta, translating into MYPASFEVLIPKSLDEALDMLEKYGDNAKVLAGGHSLIPMMRLRLVKPTYVIYIGRIPGLSYIREEGGEIRIGALTTHNEIEESSLLKEKNPLLSETASKIGDLQVRNMGTIGGSLAHADPAADYPAALAALEASVVLRSKAGERVVKLEDFIIGPYITDLQPSELLVEVRVPSLSGRFGTAYEKLVFRASDFAIVGVAALVQLSGDGTAEKVRVGLTGVDEKPVRARGVEEELEGKRLSEDLIARAAERASEGINPPTDIRASAEYRKRMARALTKRALTRAFRKAAGKTG; encoded by the coding sequence GTGTACCCGGCTAGCTTCGAGGTCCTCATACCAAAGAGCCTCGATGAGGCTCTGGACATGCTGGAGAAGTATGGTGACAACGCTAAAGTGCTGGCGGGGGGCCACAGCCTCATACCCATGATGAGGCTCAGGCTGGTGAAGCCCACCTACGTTATATACATTGGCAGGATACCCGGGCTCTCATACATCAGGGAGGAGGGCGGCGAGATAAGGATAGGGGCGTTGACGACCCACAACGAGATAGAGGAGTCCAGCCTGCTGAAGGAGAAGAACCCGCTCCTGAGCGAGACAGCCTCTAAAATAGGGGACCTCCAGGTCAGGAACATGGGGACAATAGGAGGCAGCCTGGCCCACGCAGACCCCGCCGCAGACTACCCGGCAGCCCTAGCCGCTCTGGAGGCGAGCGTCGTCCTCAGGAGCAAGGCTGGGGAAAGGGTGGTAAAGCTAGAGGACTTCATAATCGGCCCCTACATAACAGACCTCCAGCCAAGCGAGCTGCTCGTCGAGGTGAGAGTTCCATCCCTCTCAGGCCGCTTCGGGACCGCCTACGAGAAGCTGGTCTTCAGGGCCTCGGACTTCGCCATAGTTGGGGTAGCAGCCCTCGTACAGCTCTCAGGAGACGGGACGGCGGAGAAGGTGAGAGTAGGCCTCACCGGCGTTGACGAGAAGCCGGTCAGGGCTAGAGGAGTGGAGGAGGAGCTGGAGGGCAAGAGGCTCAGCGAGGACCTCATAGCCAGAGCGGCTGAGAGGGCGTCGGAGGGGATAAACCCGCCCACGGACATCAGGGCTTCCGCAGAGTATAGGAAGAGGATGGCCAGGGCCCTCACCAAGAGGGCCCTAACACGGGCCTTCAGGAAGGCGGCGGGCAAAACTGGCTAG
- a CDS encoding AAA family ATPase, with protein MEGEWESFLRQLTPEKLEELLRSRDYIPSRDLLMALYLALKLGKPLLVEGEPGNGKTELAKVLAEALGTELIRLQCYEGIDASQALYDWNYPKQLLAIRMLERSGDVESIEREIYSEKYLVKGPLLRAVTHRGPKPPVLLIDEIDRADEEFEAFLLEFLAEFQVTVPEIGTFRAERRPIVVITSNRTREVGEGLRRRCLYVYVTYPPKEREVEIVMRRVRGAERRLVEKAVDVVARIRASQEVLKKPGVSETIDWVQGLQALGYRDIDRRALEDTLSCLFKAREDLEAVSLDDLVGG; from the coding sequence ATGGAGGGAGAGTGGGAGAGCTTCCTAAGGCAGCTTACGCCGGAGAAGCTTGAGGAGCTCCTCCGGAGCAGGGACTACATACCCAGCAGAGACCTTCTAATGGCCCTCTACCTCGCCCTGAAGCTCGGGAAGCCGCTTCTCGTCGAGGGGGAGCCGGGCAACGGGAAGACGGAGCTCGCCAAGGTCCTGGCCGAGGCTCTGGGCACCGAGCTTATAAGGCTCCAGTGTTATGAGGGGATAGACGCGTCCCAGGCCCTCTACGACTGGAACTATCCTAAGCAGCTCCTGGCTATAAGGATGCTGGAGAGGAGCGGTGATGTTGAGAGTATAGAGCGGGAGATATACTCGGAGAAGTACCTGGTGAAAGGCCCCCTCCTCAGGGCGGTCACCCACAGGGGGCCGAAGCCCCCGGTGCTCCTGATAGACGAGATAGACAGGGCTGACGAGGAGTTCGAGGCTTTCCTCCTCGAGTTCCTCGCCGAGTTCCAGGTGACGGTGCCTGAGATAGGCACATTCAGGGCGGAGAGGAGGCCTATAGTGGTGATAACCTCCAACAGGACCAGGGAGGTGGGCGAGGGCCTGAGGAGGAGGTGCCTCTACGTCTACGTGACCTACCCGCCCAAGGAGAGGGAGGTGGAGATAGTGATGAGGAGGGTTAGGGGGGCTGAGAGGAGGCTCGTGGAGAAGGCTGTGGACGTTGTTGCAAGGATAAGGGCGTCCCAGGAGGTGTTGAAGAAGCCGGGGGTTTCGGAGACCATCGACTGGGTACAGGGGCTGCAGGCCCTCGGCTACAGGGATATAGATAGGAGGGCCCTGGAGGACACGCTATCCTGCCTCTTTAAGGCTCGGGAGGACCTGGAGGCGGTCTCCCTGGACGACCTGGTGGGGGGCTAA